One window of Trichoderma breve strain T069 chromosome 3, whole genome shotgun sequence genomic DNA carries:
- a CDS encoding tRNA synthetases class I (W and y) domain-containing protein: MQRLTVAKQSLRPRVVFSGIQPTGVPHLGNYVGALRQWVNLQREEQASTKLIYSIVDLHAITVPQKPETLRQRKREVLAALLAIGLDPERCTIFYQSSVPAHSELMWILACTASVGYLSRMTQWKSKLSLASSSTLENKSVGSRLKLGLFSYPVLQAADILVHRATHVPVGHDQQQHLEFARECVTNFNHAYGNHLVHPETIVSPAQRIMSLTEPTSKMSKSHEAQRSRILITDSPQDIRSKIATALTDSTPGISYDPATRPGISNLLEIFSVFDTERRSPAQLAQAYADASPKIFKEAVADALLTGLQGIRDRYLDLSANDSYLDKIEQHGARKAQESAKETMDIVKTAVGL, translated from the exons ATGCAACGACTCACTGTAGCAAAGCAATCGCTACGGCCTCGTGTCGTCTTCTCCGGCATCCAACCCACCGGAGTGCCGCATCTAGGCAATTATGTCGGAGCTCTGAGGCAATGGGTCAATCTTCAACGAGAGGAGCAAGCCTCGACCAAGCTGATCTACTCCATCGTTGACCTCCATGCTATTACCGTCCCGCAGAAGCCCGAGACGCTGAGGCAGCGCAAGAGAGAAGTTCTGGCCGCCCTCCTTGCCATTGGCTTGGATCCCGAGCGATGCACCATTTTTTACCAATCTTCC GTGCCGGCTCACTCTGAGCTCATGTGGATTCTTGCTTGTACTGCCTCCGTAGGATACCTGTCGAGAATGACGCAGTGGAAG AGCAAACTCAGTCtggcctcatcctcaacgCTGGAGAACAAATCTGTCGGCTCCCGACTGAAGCTGGGCTTATTTTCGTATCCCGTGCTGCAGGCCGCTGACATCCTCGTCCACCG GGCAACTCATGTGCCCGTCGGCCATgaccagcaacaacacctGGAGTTTGCACGTGAATGTGTCACAAACTTCAACCATGCGTACGGAAACCATCTCGTCCACCCAGAGACCATCGTCT CCCCCGCCCAGCGCATCATGTCCCTGACGGAACCCACAAGTAAAATGTCAAAGTCTCACGAAGCACAGCGGTCCAGAATCTTAATCACCGATTCGCCGCAGGACATTCGCTCCAAGATCGCCACCGCCCTGACAGACTCAACCCCAGGAATCTCCTATGATCCAGCTACACGCCcaggcatctccaacttgcTGGAAATCTTCTCAGTCTTTGATACAGAAAGGCGCAGTCCGGCTCAACTGGCTCAAGCATATGCTGATGCATCACCCAAAATCTTCAAAGAAGCAGTCGCAGATGCTCTATTGACTGGGTTACAAGGCATTCGGGATCGATATCTCGATCTAAGTGCAAATGATTCGTATCTTGACAAGATAGAGCAACACGGTGCACGCAAAGCCCAGGAAAGTGCAAAGGAAACGATGGATATCGTGAAAACTGCAGTTGGGCTGTAA
- a CDS encoding short chain dehydrogenase domain-containing protein, which produces MENRSESGEASRPRLQLPASCDPPVPNGPTKQLVWIIFGGTGHMGRSLVKSALSHGDLVCSVGRVFESRPEDMQGIHENCLGLLCDVRSRESVNRVFRQVMDRFGRVDVVANCSGYGVIGACEDQDEHDLRNQFETNFMGTLHIIHATLPYFRRQQAGRYLIFSSTSGALGVPGLGPYCASKYAVEGLIEALLYETDAFHVKATLIEPGLVRRDEPDSDTNPLPTWGHFFIKPPSEHYSTSTSPALHAKRMVQWLGDRQPTSAVKCAELVWQLGHCSYPPLRLLLGSYAIESIRDRMRSITEELEDWKHLNFATVPDSDQGNDEMEVTADSSAAG; this is translated from the exons ATGGAGAACCGCAGCGAGTCGGGCGAAGCGTCGCGTCCGCGACTGCAGCTGCCGGCGAGCTGCGATCCGCCTGTGCCCAACGGGCCGACAAAGCAGCTGGTTTGGATT ATCTTTGGCGGCACCGGTCACATGGGCCGGTCGCTGGTCAAGTCCGCCCTCTCGCACGGCGATCTTGTCTGCTCCGTCGGCCGCGTCTTCGAGTCGCGGCCCGAGGACATGCAGGGCATCCACGAGAACTGCCTGGGCCTGCTGTGCGACGTGCGGTCGCGCGAGTCTGTCAACCGCGTCTTCCGGCAGGTCATGGACCGCTTCGGCCGCGTCGACGTCGTCGCCAACTGCTCGGGCTACGGCGTCATCGGCGCCTGCGAGGACCAGGACGAGCACGACCTGCGCAACCAGTTTGAGACAAACTTCATGGGCACGCTGCACATCATCCACGCCACGCTGCCCTACTTCCGTCGCCAGCAGGCCGGCCGCTACCTCATCTTCAGCTCAACGTCCGGCGCCCTGGGAGTCCCCGGATTAGGACCCTATTGCGCCTCCAAGTACGCCGTCGAGGGCTTGATCGAGGCGCTGCTGTACGAGACGGACGCCTTCCACGTCAAGGCGACGCTGATCGAGCCCGGCCTGGTGCGGCGCGACGAGCCCGACTCGGACACCAACCCGCTGCCGACCTGGGgccatttcttcatcaagccgCCCAGCGAGCATTATTCGACCTCGACTTCGCCGGCCCTGCACGCAAAGCGCATGGTGCAGTGGCTGGGCGATCGCCAGCCCACCAGCGCCGTCAAGTGCGCCGAGCTGGTCTGGCAGCTGGGCCACTGCTCGTATCCGCCATTgcggctgttgctgggcAGCTACGCCATTGAGAGCATCAGAGACCGTATGAGGTCCATCACCGAGGAGCTCGAGGACTGGAAGCACCTCAACTTTGCGACGGTGCCGGACTCGGATCAGGGCAACGATGAGATGGAAGTCACTGCTGACTCTTCTGCAGCTGGGTGA